A stretch of the bacterium genome encodes the following:
- a CDS encoding FAD-dependent oxidoreductase, translating to RSIRMALGEPDASGRRRPVPIEGSNFISPTDVVVCAIGNSPNPLIPQATPDLKVSKWGNIEVDKATMKTSKKGCWAGGDVVRGGATVILAMGDGRVAANSISEYLKTGVW from the coding sequence CCGCTCGATCCGGATGGCGCTGGGCGAGCCGGACGCATCGGGCCGGCGCCGGCCCGTGCCGATCGAAGGCTCGAACTTCATCTCGCCCACCGACGTGGTCGTGTGCGCGATCGGTAATAGCCCCAACCCTTTGATCCCGCAGGCCACGCCCGATCTGAAGGTTTCAAAATGGGGCAATATCGAGGTGGATAAAGCAACGATGAAGACGTCAAAGAAAGGGTGCTGGGCCGGCGGCGACGTCGTGCGCGGCGGCGCGACCGTGATCCTGGCAATGGGCGATGGCCGTGTTGCCGCCAATTCGATCAGCGAGTATTTGAAGACCGGAGTCTGGTAG
- a CDS encoding Ig-like domain-containing protein yields MKKLLIGVAIAVVLVFLGCPSENVSYITVTPDPANIGSTETQQFTATAYDADSVEVDVDFTWTSSNTAVATVDENGLATAVATGTCTITAASGDVEGTADLTVTSGPTYHSGTISADETWYASANPHIIQGDVDVSGNATLTIEAGCIVRFEPGYELYAGYNGAGAIIANGTATDSILFTSNVAAPAAGDWMNVGLYEYAMNTSSFSYCIFEYAGSSSGYPGALYGDGMSFMDITNCTISNSGNYGVYLTDDAGFSSFSNNTITTCAQYPLRINAEYARTIGTGNAMTGNTIGAVLVSGGTVHTSGTWINPGIAYVIDSNVEIADDNTDPVITIASGNTIRFQPDVELYTGYSGSGGLIADGTSGRITFTSNVSSPSSGDWINIGFYDYSIDASCQLINCNLVYGGGSAGFPGIIYIDDAIPEITGDSIGHSGNYGISLYGTAHPDSLTLLNDNTFYDCPSGNVYQP; encoded by the coding sequence ATGAAGAAACTTTTGATCGGTGTAGCAATAGCGGTAGTCTTAGTATTCCTGGGATGCCCGTCAGAAAACGTATCGTATATCACGGTCACCCCGGATCCCGCGAACATCGGCAGCACGGAAACACAGCAATTCACGGCGACGGCGTACGACGCCGACAGCGTCGAGGTTGATGTCGATTTCACCTGGACATCCTCGAACACAGCAGTGGCAACGGTCGACGAGAACGGTCTCGCCACCGCGGTCGCGACTGGGACGTGTACGATCACGGCAGCATCCGGTGACGTGGAAGGAACGGCCGACCTCACGGTCACGTCCGGACCCACCTACCACAGCGGCACTATTTCAGCTGATGAGACGTGGTATGCCAGCGCAAACCCCCATATCATCCAGGGCGATGTTGATGTTTCGGGCAACGCGACCCTGACCATCGAAGCGGGCTGCATCGTTAGGTTCGAACCTGGTTATGAATTATATGCCGGTTATAATGGGGCGGGAGCGATCATCGCGAATGGGACTGCGACTGATTCGATTCTCTTCACATCCAATGTTGCTGCTCCTGCTGCCGGCGATTGGATGAATGTCGGACTTTATGAATACGCAATGAACACCTCGAGTTTCTCTTACTGCATTTTCGAATACGCCGGTTCATCCAGCGGTTATCCCGGCGCATTATACGGCGACGGGATGTCGTTCATGGATATAACCAACTGCACGATCAGTAATAGCGGCAACTACGGAGTGTACCTGACCGACGACGCGGGGTTCAGTTCCTTTTCCAATAATACCATTACGACCTGTGCCCAATATCCGCTGCGCATTAATGCCGAATACGCGCGCACGATCGGTACCGGCAACGCCATGACCGGGAACACGATCGGTGCCGTCCTGGTCTCGGGCGGGACTGTTCATACATCGGGCACGTGGATCAATCCCGGAATTGCTTATGTGATTGATAGTAACGTTGAAATCGCAGACGACAATACTGATCCGGTCATAACGATCGCTTCCGGGAATACGATAAGGTTCCAGCCCGATGTCGAATTATACACCGGGTACAGCGGAAGCGGCGGTCTGATCGCCGATGGCACGAGCGGCAGGATAACGTTCACCAGCAATGTCTCCTCGCCGTCTTCAGGTGATTGGATCAATATTGGGTTTTACGATTACTCGATCGATGCTTCCTGCCAGTTGATCAACTGCAATCTCGTATACGGCGGCGGCAGCGCGGGCTTCCCGGGGATAATCTATATCGATGACGCGATTCCTGAGATCACCGGTGATTCCATCGGCCACAGCGGGAATTATGGCATATCTCTATATGGAACCGCACACCCTGACAGTCTGACTCTGTTGAACGATAACACCTTCTATGATTGCCCGAGCGGAAATGTGTACCAGCCATAA
- a CDS encoding S8 family serine peptidase: MHFISILLVLSVLPPVPGQITPDLIPVMENAVPGEKITVIVHMNTEYPYAAVESMHYTEICEVFKNVAENSQKDIVKFIRSLPDDQAKMGGQYWIFNGFHVKATKEVIQELARRNDVWFICNNGTAQIIVEKNSDNYPMVAEWNIQKIQADSCWNAGFNGNGIIVGHLDTGVLTTHAALTGKWLSPYWVDGVNGQSSPYDDHGHGTHTMGTICGGDGFGTFTDDVGVAYGARFIPTKAFNSGGSGSFTTIDTCMNYLANLKAGGIDIRAIGNSWGNNNGSELHWWTIVLNWKTIGVLPVFSNGNAGPGAGTVGAPGSYPLCIGVGSTNSSDAVSGYSSRGPAPNIDPINNPTYWYYPTWNLLKPDVSAPGENVRSSWNNGGYNTISGTSMASPHVTGGTAVLLHKNPGLTIQELYDLFRNYCDQPSGYTYPNYDYGWGRINLWRSLQNVPAGGMPAIPTLVAPFNYARIPVLQPSVSFFSTDSNGDNIRYRVQWDDNIGFVSPDSATTSDYPSGNIVTFTFPSALTNGVTYWWRVKCTDPSGTGYWTQYSSARSFTIGTSLPSNTCSWYQTTNAQFTADSFYQTYVAGDSVVLNGVMDYDTLLSQNFESSGSIPGGWTVVDGNGDGYMWEVGTTSDLGSYTPPSYGVRYAYYSDDDAGDGVQNNNEELISPKIYSGATTSGLEIIYGYGFQVWETGEKYRVKMRRFTGSSWSAWQDLVVYSASGSGVDTVNLGSYLPCDSLQFDWFYSDSSASSHWGYANAVDNIAVRGGALIQFDNGTAKGTAAVFHDLATVYPRTHWGDAVWCKASAADSIGIQVEYGNGSTWQLVPNGVLPGNSTGFFTMAATDTIDLHTLDTVTYNTLRLKALLIRKISEAPTNPALLDFEIGNLNNYTGVAEYKPAGDISGPIFRVCPTIAKSNLKISFAITNPKAGVELKVYDAAGRAVKTFEFKKQNLQLFNEITWNATDDLGRKLPAGIYFLDFKSGDYSTVEKAILLR, translated from the coding sequence ATGCATTTTATATCAATACTCTTGGTGCTCTCGGTTCTGCCTCCGGTACCGGGCCAGATCACGCCGGACCTGATACCGGTCATGGAGAACGCTGTACCCGGGGAAAAGATCACCGTGATCGTGCACATGAACACCGAGTATCCATACGCGGCTGTTGAATCCATGCACTATACCGAGATCTGCGAGGTATTCAAGAATGTCGCGGAGAATTCGCAAAAGGATATCGTGAAGTTTATCCGTTCTCTGCCCGATGACCAGGCGAAAATGGGCGGCCAGTACTGGATCTTCAATGGTTTTCATGTCAAAGCAACCAAAGAAGTGATCCAGGAACTTGCCCGGCGTAACGATGTCTGGTTCATCTGCAATAACGGTACCGCGCAGATCATCGTCGAGAAAAACAGTGATAATTATCCCATGGTCGCCGAGTGGAACATCCAGAAGATCCAGGCTGATTCATGCTGGAATGCCGGTTTCAACGGCAACGGCATCATTGTCGGACATCTTGACACCGGGGTTCTGACGACCCATGCGGCGCTGACCGGCAAGTGGCTTTCGCCCTACTGGGTGGACGGCGTCAATGGCCAGTCTTCGCCTTATGATGATCATGGTCATGGCACGCATACCATGGGCACGATCTGCGGCGGCGATGGTTTTGGGACGTTTACGGATGACGTCGGCGTTGCTTATGGCGCAAGATTCATCCCCACCAAGGCGTTCAATTCAGGCGGCAGCGGTTCGTTCACGACGATCGACACCTGCATGAACTACCTGGCGAACCTTAAGGCCGGCGGCATCGACATCCGGGCGATCGGCAATTCCTGGGGCAATAACAATGGTTCGGAACTACACTGGTGGACGATCGTGCTGAACTGGAAAACGATCGGCGTCCTGCCGGTGTTTTCCAACGGCAACGCGGGACCTGGCGCGGGCACGGTCGGCGCGCCCGGCAGTTATCCCCTGTGTATCGGCGTCGGTTCGACCAATAGTTCTGACGCGGTTTCAGGTTACTCCTCGCGCGGTCCAGCGCCGAACATCGATCCCATTAACAACCCCACCTATTGGTATTATCCAACCTGGAACTTACTGAAGCCCGATGTTTCAGCGCCCGGTGAAAACGTTCGCTCCAGTTGGAACAACGGCGGTTACAACACGATCAGCGGCACATCCATGGCATCGCCCCATGTCACGGGCGGCACGGCCGTACTCCTCCATAAGAACCCCGGTCTGACCATTCAGGAGCTCTATGATCTGTTCAGGAATTACTGCGACCAGCCTTCGGGTTATACTTACCCCAACTATGATTATGGCTGGGGAAGGATCAACCTGTGGCGGTCCTTGCAGAATGTCCCGGCTGGCGGCATGCCAGCCATACCGACCCTGGTCGCTCCCTTCAACTATGCGCGCATACCCGTGTTGCAGCCTTCCGTATCATTCTTCTCGACCGACTCGAACGGGGACAACATCCGTTACCGGGTCCAGTGGGATGATAATATAGGTTTCGTGTCTCCCGACAGCGCGACGACATCCGATTATCCGAGCGGCAATATTGTGACTTTCACGTTCCCCTCGGCTTTAACCAATGGCGTCACATACTGGTGGAGAGTCAAGTGCACGGATCCCAGCGGCACTGGATACTGGACGCAGTACAGCAGCGCCCGGTCGTTCACTATCGGCACAAGTCTGCCGTCAAACACCTGTTCCTGGTACCAGACGACGAACGCCCAGTTTACCGCGGATTCGTTCTACCAGACCTATGTTGCCGGTGACAGCGTCGTACTTAACGGCGTCATGGACTATGACACTCTGCTCTCCCAGAACTTCGAATCATCCGGCAGTATCCCAGGGGGCTGGACCGTCGTCGACGGTAATGGCGACGGCTATATGTGGGAAGTCGGCACGACCAGCGACCTCGGTTCTTACACACCGCCCAGTTATGGCGTGCGCTATGCGTATTATTCGGACGACGATGCGGGTGATGGCGTGCAAAATAATAATGAAGAACTAATATCGCCCAAGATCTATTCCGGAGCCACCACATCGGGTCTTGAGATCATATATGGTTACGGATTCCAGGTATGGGAGACTGGTGAAAAATACCGCGTGAAGATGAGGCGTTTCACCGGCAGTTCCTGGTCTGCGTGGCAAGACCTGGTGGTGTACTCGGCAAGCGGCAGTGGAGTAGACACCGTCAATCTCGGTTCGTACCTGCCTTGTGACTCGCTCCAATTCGACTGGTTCTACTCGGACAGCTCGGCAAGCTCGCACTGGGGTTATGCCAACGCCGTTGATAACATCGCGGTAAGGGGCGGCGCGTTGATCCAGTTCGACAACGGAACTGCCAAGGGAACGGCCGCCGTGTTCCATGACCTCGCGACAGTATACCCGAGGACGCACTGGGGCGATGCGGTTTGGTGCAAGGCATCGGCTGCCGATTCCATCGGCATTCAGGTCGAGTATGGCAATGGTTCGACCTGGCAGCTCGTGCCCAACGGCGTTCTGCCGGGTAACTCCACGGGGTTTTTCACGATGGCCGCCACGGACACGATCGACCTGCATACACTGGACACCGTTACTTATAATACCCTGAGATTGAAAGCGCTGCTGATCCGCAAGATCTCTGAAGCACCCACGAACCCGGCGCTTCTCGACTTTGAGATCGGCAACCTGAACAACTACACGGGCGTGGCTGAATACAAACCGGCCGGCGATATCAGCGGTCCGATCTTCCGCGTCTGCCCGACTATCGCGAAGTCCAACCTTAAGATCTCCTTCGCCATAACCAACCCCAAGGCGGGTGTAGAACTAAAGGTTTATGACGCTGCGGGCAGGGCGGTCAAGACGTTCGAGTTCAAGAAACAGAACCTGCAATTGTTCAACGAGATCACATGGAATGCCACTGACGACCTTGGCCGCAAGCTGCCTGCCGGCATCTACTTCCTGGACTTCAAGAGCGGCGACTATAGCACGGTGGAAAAAGCGATACTCCTGCGATAG
- a CDS encoding rubrerythrin family protein translates to MAKSLKGTKTEKNLLAAFAGESQARNRYTYFASAAKKEGYEQISAIFLETAENEKEHAKVFFNYLEGGDVEITAAYPAGQIKESKANLEAAAAGENMEWTMLYANFAKDAENEGFSDVAESFNQISRVEKFHESRYRALIQDIAKKEVFKKTKPVKWHCRNCGYVFEGTEAPATCPACKHPQAYYEILAENF, encoded by the coding sequence ATGGCTAAATCCCTAAAAGGAACAAAGACCGAAAAAAACCTGCTGGCGGCTTTTGCCGGCGAATCGCAGGCCAGGAACCGGTACACTTATTTCGCGTCGGCGGCTAAGAAAGAAGGTTATGAACAGATATCGGCAATCTTCCTGGAAACGGCTGAAAATGAAAAAGAACACGCCAAGGTATTCTTCAACTATTTAGAGGGCGGCGACGTCGAGATCACTGCCGCTTATCCAGCCGGGCAGATCAAAGAATCCAAGGCTAACCTCGAGGCAGCCGCGGCCGGTGAAAACATGGAATGGACGATGCTTTACGCCAACTTTGCGAAAGACGCTGAAAATGAAGGTTTTTCCGACGTCGCAGAATCCTTTAATCAGATCTCCAGGGTCGAGAAATTCCACGAATCAAGGTACCGCGCGCTGATCCAGGATATCGCTAAAAAAGAAGTTTTTAAAAAGACCAAACCGGTCAAATGGCACTGCCGCAATTGCGGCTATGTTTTTGAAGGCACGGAAGCGCCGGCGACCTGTCCAGCCTGCAAGCATCCTCAAGCCTACTACGAAATCCTGGCCGAGAACTTTTAG
- the cooS gene encoding anaerobic carbon-monoxide dehydrogenase catalytic subunit codes for MDKSRISQHESVIRAYEKLKKDGMNTIWDRYEAQGLGSPDKRCPFCMAGTRCDLCSNGPCRADASIDKRGVCGITADGMAMRMMLLRNVMGASTYHYHTEQTVKTLRSTAEAKTLFKIAEPGKLKLFCQRLGLDVGGSDRDIALRLCDFVKNEFSRPYDEPSLIVSKLAPAERQDLWRRLGIFPGGVYGEMMLATSSCLTNVDGFYVSLAKKAMRLAIAMAYQSQIVNEYCQDVIFNIPRPHSMRVDMGVLDPDYVNVLPNGHEPFLGFAMVTLGRKPQWQEKAKAAGAKGLRVIANIETGQEMIQRWTMDDTFYGFTGNWIMQEAVLSSGCVDLFAADMNCSMPVDPLYAQKYMFKLVPVSELVAFEGIDERINYAPEKAEQQAAQLLAMAIDNFKVRRKKIEPLRGMPVKEAVVGFSTESILEALGGTLAPLLDAIKSGALRGVAGLVSCTSLRDSGQDVHSVKVARELIKRDVLVLSMGCGNGAMQVAGLCSLAAKDLAGPGLKKVCEALGVPPVLSYGTCTDTGRLADLLKAISEALGGVPVTDLPVAAVAPEYMEQKATIDAIFALAFGLYTYVNPVPTVTGAPNLVKLLTQDLPSVTGGILSVETDAVKAVDMILAHIEAKRKKLGI; via the coding sequence ATGGACAAATCGAGAATTTCGCAGCACGAGTCGGTGATCAGGGCATATGAAAAGTTAAAAAAAGACGGCATGAATACGATCTGGGACCGCTACGAGGCTCAGGGGCTGGGCAGTCCGGACAAGCGGTGTCCATTCTGTATGGCCGGAACGCGATGCGATCTCTGTTCCAATGGGCCGTGCCGCGCTGATGCGTCGATCGATAAGCGGGGCGTTTGCGGTATCACGGCCGACGGCATGGCCATGCGCATGATGCTCTTGCGCAATGTCATGGGCGCTTCTACCTATCATTATCATACCGAACAGACCGTTAAAACGCTTAGATCGACTGCCGAAGCCAAGACCCTTTTTAAAATCGCCGAACCCGGAAAGCTTAAGTTATTCTGCCAACGGCTGGGGCTTGATGTTGGCGGTTCTGACCGCGACATCGCCCTGCGTCTTTGTGATTTTGTAAAAAATGAATTTAGCCGGCCTTACGATGAGCCCAGCCTGATCGTGAGCAAACTGGCTCCGGCCGAGCGCCAGGATTTATGGCGGCGCTTGGGTATTTTCCCGGGCGGAGTCTATGGCGAAATGATGCTGGCGACGAGCTCGTGTCTTACCAACGTGGACGGATTTTACGTGAGCCTGGCGAAAAAAGCGATGAGGCTCGCCATCGCCATGGCGTACCAGAGCCAGATCGTTAACGAATATTGCCAGGATGTCATTTTTAACATACCAAGACCCCATAGCATGCGCGTGGACATGGGCGTGCTGGATCCCGATTATGTCAATGTCCTGCCCAACGGGCATGAACCGTTCCTCGGCTTCGCGATGGTGACGCTCGGCAGGAAACCCCAGTGGCAGGAAAAGGCAAAGGCAGCCGGTGCCAAAGGCCTGCGCGTTATCGCGAATATCGAAACCGGTCAGGAAATGATCCAGCGATGGACAATGGACGATACCTTTTACGGTTTTACCGGCAACTGGATTATGCAGGAAGCGGTCCTGTCCAGCGGTTGTGTCGACCTTTTTGCCGCGGATATGAACTGTTCCATGCCGGTCGATCCCTTGTACGCGCAGAAATATATGTTCAAGCTGGTGCCGGTCAGCGAACTGGTCGCGTTCGAAGGCATTGACGAGCGGATAAACTACGCGCCGGAAAAGGCCGAGCAGCAGGCCGCGCAGCTGCTGGCTATGGCGATCGATAATTTCAAGGTACGCCGCAAAAAGATCGAGCCGCTAAGAGGCATGCCGGTGAAAGAAGCGGTAGTGGGGTTTTCCACGGAGAGCATTCTTGAAGCCCTTGGCGGCACGCTTGCGCCCCTGCTGGACGCGATAAAGAGCGGCGCTTTGCGCGGCGTGGCCGGTCTTGTCTCCTGCACTTCATTGCGCGATTCGGGACAGGATGTGCACAGCGTGAAGGTAGCCAGGGAACTCATAAAGCGCGATGTCCTGGTGCTTTCCATGGGGTGCGGCAACGGAGCCATGCAGGTTGCCGGTCTGTGCAGCCTGGCGGCAAAGGATCTTGCCGGGCCAGGATTGAAAAAGGTATGTGAGGCATTGGGGGTGCCGCCGGTGCTTAGCTACGGGACCTGCACAGATACGGGCAGGCTGGCCGACCTGTTAAAGGCAATTTCCGAAGCCCTGGGTGGCGTGCCCGTGACCGACCTGCCGGTGGCCGCCGTTGCACCTGAATACATGGAACAAAAAGCCACGATCGACGCGATCTTCGCGCTGGCATTCGGCCTATACACGTATGTCAATCCGGTGCCAACCGTGACCGGCGCGCCCAATCTTGTGAAATTGCTGACCCAGGACCTGCCATCGGTGACCGGCGGGATCCTGAGCGTGGAAACCGACGCGGTCAAGGCCGTTGACATGATTCTGGCGCATATCGAAGCAAAAAGGAAAAAACTGGGGATCTGA
- a CDS encoding type II toxin-antitoxin system RelE/ParE family toxin — MGSYEIRWKKSAISDLRRIDKQFVSRIIRGIEDLVTNPYPAHSKKLKATEHIYRLRIGDYRVVYHVDAGARTITIYHIRHRKDVYRFMKL; from the coding sequence ATGGGCTCCTATGAAATTCGATGGAAGAAATCGGCGATTAGCGATCTGCGGAGAATCGACAAGCAGTTTGTCAGCCGAATCATAAGAGGAATTGAAGACTTAGTAACAAATCCTTACCCTGCTCACTCCAAAAAACTCAAGGCCACGGAGCATATTTATCGTTTGCGCATCGGTGATTACCGGGTTGTTTATCATGTAGATGCAGGTGCAAGAACAATAACCATCTATCATATAAGACATCGCAAAGATGTTTACCGCTTCATGAAATTGTAA
- a CDS encoding CHAT domain-containing tetratricopeptide repeat protein produces MLIAVFIFAASLDLRVQKADSLFDIENYASAESIYTGVLATAQGADKAACLKGLGNIRFSYGAFDKAYVYYNDALSIFKKIKDRRGEARIAINLGSLSVYRGTPDKAIKYYDRALVLVQKIKDPTDDDRKDEAAVYLNRGQVYEDGRQYDRARGQYQEALAISAAIGYERGMADSYYHSASLFQNAGEADSALLYLGKAQRSYRQLNNGKGAADCLREAGNIHRKLSDYTAALDCFFRALDLVKAARGNEKSVLGEAELCMYIGRLYLEMGKYHDALQNFTAARKIFEGSYDRMGKVSVFESIAQAHLFTAMYDSALYYYEQAQQTAVSDIQKASLVNNAGIVYEKEHNYDAAMKQFRSALDIYTFWHDSVGIAKVMGNMANCALAKGDYNSAIIWYQTALSTVKKLKRQDWEVGLFSNLGRAQQGAGRTNDAIQSMCSAVDRIEALRGNITSQEFRSTYFEDKIKVYEELVSLYCDQGDAVSAFNTAERAKARAFLDLVGSVDLSKRDDIDPGVRVLIEKEQRLARKVEYLTGSPQQPAAIVEHVRVTDSLARLWPEYAALRSARPVDVGGLQSVLDSSTAFVEYFLGVRKGFVFVVRNKKISVLPLGKDPAVIYQAVDSLRREVRRKGNYAPYGRMLFNTLLSPVYSDLASAKRVGIVPHGVLHHLPFSLLVTREDPRRLLIEDHDIFYVPSASVFEIAHRRNTRQKDRAVVFAKSDFAEHPDWFDVPLPGTNIEKDSLLAHRVFPKVIVFSDRDSVLPLPTESSAKRLLDSFDIIHFATHGKLDEESPLDSRIVLGADPAEDGNLKVREIFNLAAHAYLITLSACETGRLKTFAETGKYGAGDELTGLSRAFIYAGAASVVASLWKVSDASTALLMVDFYERLKDHDKAGALCAAQRRLMKSEYYAEPFYWAPFVVIGDWR; encoded by the coding sequence ATGCTGATCGCCGTCTTTATTTTCGCTGCCTCGTTAGACTTAAGAGTACAAAAGGCGGATTCATTATTCGACATCGAGAATTACGCGTCAGCGGAAAGCATTTATACCGGCGTCCTGGCGACCGCCCAGGGCGCGGATAAGGCCGCCTGTTTGAAAGGCCTGGGTAACATCCGGTTCAGTTATGGCGCGTTCGATAAAGCTTACGTATATTACAACGATGCGTTATCGATATTCAAAAAGATCAAAGACCGGCGCGGGGAGGCCAGGATTGCCATCAACCTGGGAAGCCTGTCCGTGTACCGCGGGACGCCCGATAAAGCCATTAAATACTACGACCGGGCGCTGGTCCTGGTGCAAAAGATCAAGGACCCTACCGATGATGACCGAAAAGACGAGGCGGCTGTTTACCTGAACAGGGGCCAGGTCTATGAGGACGGACGGCAATACGACAGGGCACGCGGGCAATATCAGGAAGCGCTGGCGATTTCAGCGGCGATCGGTTATGAACGGGGGATGGCCGACAGTTATTACCACAGCGCGTCGCTTTTCCAAAATGCCGGCGAGGCGGACAGCGCTCTGTTGTACTTGGGTAAGGCGCAGCGGTCTTATCGACAGCTGAATAACGGCAAGGGCGCAGCCGATTGCCTGCGCGAAGCCGGGAACATCCACCGGAAACTTTCAGATTACACCGCCGCGCTCGACTGTTTCTTCCGGGCGTTAGACCTGGTGAAGGCGGCAAGAGGTAATGAAAAGAGCGTGCTGGGCGAAGCCGAACTGTGCATGTACATTGGCCGGTTATATCTTGAGATGGGCAAATACCACGATGCCTTGCAGAACTTCACGGCAGCACGGAAAATATTTGAAGGTTCATACGACCGCATGGGCAAGGTCTCGGTATTCGAGAGTATCGCCCAGGCCCATTTGTTCACCGCGATGTACGATAGTGCTTTGTATTATTATGAACAGGCGCAGCAAACAGCAGTTTCAGATATTCAGAAAGCGAGCCTTGTCAATAATGCAGGCATTGTCTATGAAAAGGAGCATAATTACGATGCCGCCATGAAACAATTCCGGTCTGCCCTTGACATATATACTTTTTGGCACGACAGCGTTGGCATTGCCAAGGTGATGGGCAATATGGCCAACTGCGCACTGGCCAAAGGTGACTATAACAGTGCCATAATCTGGTACCAGACAGCTTTGAGTACTGTAAAGAAACTAAAGCGCCAGGACTGGGAAGTCGGGCTATTCTCCAACCTGGGTCGCGCGCAGCAGGGTGCCGGCAGGACGAACGATGCGATCCAGTCAATGTGCTCAGCGGTTGACCGCATCGAGGCGCTGCGCGGTAATATAACAAGCCAGGAATTCAGGTCGACGTATTTTGAGGATAAGATCAAAGTCTATGAGGAACTGGTCAGTCTGTATTGCGACCAGGGCGACGCGGTCAGCGCATTCAACACGGCCGAGAGAGCGAAAGCCCGGGCTTTCCTTGATCTGGTCGGCAGCGTGGATTTGAGCAAGCGGGATGACATTGATCCCGGGGTGCGCGTTTTGATCGAAAAGGAGCAGCGCCTGGCGCGGAAGGTGGAATATTTAACGGGCAGTCCCCAGCAGCCGGCCGCGATCGTGGAGCACGTCCGGGTGACTGACAGCCTGGCGCGGCTGTGGCCCGAATACGCGGCGCTGAGGTCGGCCCGGCCGGTCGATGTCGGCGGTCTGCAATCGGTCCTGGACAGCAGCACGGCGTTCGTGGAGTATTTTCTTGGCGTCCGCAAGGGATTCGTATTCGTAGTGAGGAACAAGAAGATCAGCGTTTTGCCGCTGGGCAAGGATCCGGCCGTCATATATCAGGCCGTGGACTCTTTACGGCGCGAGGTCAGGCGCAAGGGTAACTATGCTCCCTACGGGCGAATGCTCTTTAACACCTTGCTTTCGCCGGTGTATTCTGACCTGGCGTCGGCCAAACGGGTGGGGATAGTCCCTCACGGCGTGCTTCATCACCTGCCCTTCTCATTGCTCGTTACGCGGGAAGATCCCCGCCGGCTTTTGATCGAGGACCACGATATTTTTTACGTACCCTCGGCCTCGGTCTTCGAGATCGCGCACCGGCGGAACACACGGCAGAAAGACCGCGCTGTGGTTTTTGCTAAATCGGATTTTGCCGAACACCCCGACTGGTTCGACGTGCCGTTGCCGGGCACGAATATCGAGAAAGACTCGCTTCTGGCGCACCGGGTTTTTCCCAAGGTCATAGTATTTTCAGACCGGGACAGCGTTCTTCCCCTGCCCACCGAAAGCAGTGCCAAGCGCCTGCTCGATTCGTTCGACATTATCCATTTTGCCACGCACGGCAAGCTTGACGAAGAATCACCGCTTGATTCCCGCATCGTGCTGGGGGCGGATCCGGCCGAGGACGGCAACCTGAAAGTACGCGAGATCTTCAATCTGGCGGCGCACGCTTACCTGATTACACTTTCCGCCTGTGAAACCGGGCGGCTAAAAACCTTCGCCGAAACCGGAAAGTACGGCGCGGGCGATGAGCTGACCGGCTTGAGCCGGGCATTCATCTATGCTGGCGCCGCGTCCGTGGTCGCCTCGCTGTGGAAGGTGAGCGATGCCTCAACCGCCCTGCTCATGGTGGATTTCTATGAGCGTCTGAAGGATCATGACAAAGCTGGCGCGCTGTGCGCGGCTCAGCGCCGGCTGATGAAAAGCGAATATTATGCTGAACCGTTCTACTGGGCGCCGTTCGTGGTGATCGGGGACTGGAGATGA